The Lolium perenne isolate Kyuss_39 chromosome 6, Kyuss_2.0, whole genome shotgun sequence genome segment ttgaaagtgaaatgacgtaaaatgaggtgaatgtacgacccaagccctgtgcagttaccgggataacagttggctatcatcgggaggccaagctcatggggagaggtgcctatactagggtgtgtaagtgaaaggttaacggttgatgatccgcatactgagttacgattattcgaggTTATCCTtgatggatgtaatcaaatgttgtgcacaagtgtgcaacctctgtagagtgtaaacctattcgaatagccgcgtccgcggtcatggacagttggaaaggccatactgtttccgtcatcagaaaatTATAtcaaatatgacttgtgaattgaacttgaaaggtgactttgaattgaatcacaactgagttgtgggaatgacactaatgttcccatttgagttagttagcacatgaagagtcttttactaaaatgtttatgaactaaaattggctttatgcaaagaaccctagagcttagaacactctcaatagaaatgttagtgcttacactagtattagttgcgagtacttgaaagtactcacggctgtgtccctggctattcaaatggccagactatgaagctgaacagcagtatgaagatgacggccaacaggacgtctacgacaactaggagcttcttctaacgtcaagtgttgcctgttgaatagatagtccactactacttcgcttccgctacgtatttgtgtagtgatcattagatcaagtgttgtaatgagactggatcatgtgatcctttttatgtaatgactatgttggtattgtaatgaatgatgactctatgatatccaactgttatgtctcgcaaaaacaatcttcctgggattgcgatgtatggcataataggcatctgaggcatctggacttaaaaatccgggtgttgatagtGAGGTAACAGCGTCAGGCCAGTGCCGACGGCCCTGTGCCGACGACAAAGCCGTTGGCATAGCTATTTTCCATTTTACCACATTAATCTTCGAAaaagcataactaaatcattataattcagaaaaatacaaataatatatcaaattttTCAGAAAAATAAGTTCTATCTTAGAAAAATATAAAACTTGGAATATTTTAAATATCTCAAAGAACCTTCTAAAAAATGAGCTATCATATCCAATGTTTTATGGCTTTCACACAGAACAACCAATATTATGGATAGAATCgcggcatagtttgtgataatgtgcacATATTGTGCAtacatgtgcatcttgggatgtcttacgatgttgcaggaggaagttttccatttcatcgcacgaaaaaccattttccatttttgaggttTCAAAAACAGGAtgtttgtgaagcaaccaccaaattaaagtttaacattggtaccaacatattttttaaaaaaaatactaGACCACATAAGATGGACAATTTATTAACCGGTGTATCTAgaacctttccgtccacccctcatgaaaaTGACAAATTCCGACAAATTCCTACCGTATCGGTAGGAggccgaccagatttgaactacatgtacatgatataatgctcaagattttttgtaaaaatcatttttagattcacaacatgctatttcatcagagatctaGTGCAAGTTTGGCGAGCCTCAGCCCcgggcaaaggatcttcatgcccgccgttttgaatatagtttgaaacaggcataaaaaattcaaaaatgatccaaacaatgtgaaacctttgcgtggtgtcatattatgtgtcatagttgcaaggaaaaataTTAAAGTTAGAAAATTGTGAACAttacaaaaaatccttcacaaaatgagctatcatgttcgaggttccatgacatttaggtcaaacgaccaatgttatggatagaatcgcggcatagtttgtgataatgtgcccatattgtgcacacatgtgcataTTGAGATGTCTTGCGAtattgcaggaggaagttttccatttcatcgcacgaaaaaaccattttccatttttgaggttccgaaaacggggtgttttgtgaagcaaccaccaaattaaagattcactaggtaccaacacattttttaAAAATACTAGACCAACTAAGATGAAAATTTTCTCAACCGGTGTATCTAgaacctttccgtccacccctcatgaaaaagacaaattcctgccaaattggtaggaggccgaccagatttgaactacagttACATGATATAttgctcaagattttttgtaaaaattatttttagattcacaacatgctatttcatcagagatccagtgcaagtttagcgagcctcagccccgggcaaaggatcttcatgcccgccgttttgaatatagtttgaaacgggcataaACAATTAAAAAAtgatccaaacaatgtgaaaccttcgcgCGCTGTCATATTATATATCATAGTTGCAAGGAAAAAATTTAAAGTTGGAAAATTTcgaacatcacaaaaaatccttcacaaaatgaactatcatgttcgaggtttcatgacatttaTGTCAAATGAccaatgttatggatagaatcgcggcatagtttgtgataatgtgcctATATTATGCACACATGTGTATCTTGAGATGTCTTACAATGTTGCAGGAGGAAATTTTCTATTTCATCGTGCGAAaaaaccattttccatttttgaggtgccgaaaacgcgatgttttgtgaagcaaccaccaaattaaagtttcacattggtaccaacatattttttaaAAATAGTAGACCACATAAGATGGAAAATTTCCCAACCGTTATATCTGGAACTTTTCCGTCTatccctcatgaaaaagacaatTCCTACTgaatcggtaggaggccggccagatttgaactactggtacatgatctaatgctcatgaATTATCGGAAAAGTTATTTTTAGATTCAAAATATGATATAGATGTCATATTTtgattcctctcatttttataatagatttagacatattatttgtcaaattttgatttacagatttaaagatattaattattccatattaaataaaaaagaaaatatTATTTTATTGTCCATTTGAATTCAAGATTAATATAATTATTATTGTAGTTTATGTAggtaattgtttggaattcaaaaaatAATGATGTGCAACATCAAGTAATAAGGGTTAAtagtattgatatggtattaTTGTCAACAAGGTGTCATTTTTTCCATTAAATCTAGTCTAAATGGAACCGAGAAGTTAAACATGCTAggggtggagtagtgtgaggatgagtGACTGACCGAGAAGTTTGACCATGAATGGAATTTGACCtaatattaagtgtagttagagttaaaatggTGCATGTGAGAGATTTATAATTGGGATGAGAAaatttaatttaaaaaaaaaaaaacaaattcgAGCCAGAATTACCAGACGGCGTTATTTCTATGTCATCGGCACAAGATGTTGTGCCGCTAGCCAGCTAGTGCCGACGGCAACTTTATCTGTGCCGAGACGTTATTGTGCCGACGGAAAGgcaagctgtgccgacggccgccggccaTCGGCACCTTGACTGGTTCCCGTAGTGTCCTAGGCTCCTAGTAGCTATTCTGTATTTATAGATCTGTTCCTTGTTGGCTAGTCAACATATCAAACGCGTGCGCGGGCCCTCATGTACTTGTTGTGGCGGTGTTCATACATACACGCGTATTGTTCCCAAAATTAACATACACACGTACACAGCCGTTGGGTGGGTTAGACaaccactagtggagaagaggcctttcgtCCTAAGCCCCTGGGAGCAAATGCccccgttttgaaccaaaccgggaccaatgggggcattggtcccgattCGTTCCGTGCGGGGCGACCCaacccattggtcccggttcatttggaccctttagtcccggttcgtgataccaaccgggactaaagggtggaATATGGGGCAAAAACCTTTAgtgccggttcgtattaccaaccgggactaaagttcaaccctttagtcccggttggtaatacgaaccgggactaaagggtttatggattttttggctccccacgcacctccacccccctgtggatcgccttttttaacattgtaaaatagaaaagaaaatgatagacaattcaaaaaataaaatgttttcagattcttgtatgttatgcaacctactattagggaaaattaaaaaatttgaagtttcattttttttgcaaaaaaggtttgaaaTTCCAAATGAAACTATGAAagtaggaagattttagtttttgccagaaattcaggATTTATATTTTTATAATTTTAAAATTAATAATTTaatcatgcataaagattactattacttaaccgtAAAGTTAGCCAAATTTTTAGATTTAAAATTTTTCAAAGTTTGGCAAAAAATTATTAAAAAATTTAATATTAAAGAACaattataatacaaattaaaaaaaaatatttataaaaaaataaaattataaTACAATTATCACACCATGTTATTACGTCATTAGTTTTGTTGATTAAAAtatttatttgcaatttgaacaataaataagtgtgacatcgaccaacatgttaataggattgatattatactagtatcacaacatgcgggcgaagcacttggaagcgggacgggaaaggaacttggaagttaagcgtgctagtgctggagtagtgggagaATGGGTGACCGAGAGGGAAGTTGGTCCACGGGTAAGTAATTTTACTAGAGATTAAGCGtagttagagattaagtgtagttagagactaaactagttaaataactgaaatactagaaattctgaaaaaataggaaaaaaGGAGCGGAAAATAATTGGGCATGACAAAATGGATTAAAAAAATAacgaaataacctttagtcccgttcgtgttacaaaccgggactaaaggtcatttTCTCGACGCGCGTCAGCACCCCACGTggcgggacctttagtcccggtttattTTACAACCGGGGCCCCTACTAACCGGGATTATAGGCCCTTTTTTCTAATAGTGAACTTCTATCGTGCTCCGCGGTAAAGCAAAAGCAGTACAAACCAGTGCACATCCTAAGAATATTAGCAACGCCACCTAGGATATATAACACAGAAAATACATATAGCGATGCGATTCAAACAGACGAAGTGCCCGGGTGGTTCTATTTCTAGCAcaaatctataatatctaaattggagcaacccactaaaggtaattctctcaacatgcaagcatgcCACATCACTTTTTCAGTTTTTGATTAGTTGTATGCCATGTCACTTCTTCCTACCACATTGTTTTTAAGACTTGAATTTAAGCTACGTCTTGACCAGTCTTGACCAGTAGACAACAGCCACCATAATATCTTCCGGTCTACTAATGTGCATGTCATGTAAAGATACGGCTCATTTCTATTATTTTCCTTCTTTACTGAGGCTTCATCTTCCTAATAAATTTCTGTGATGGCGCTGTCTATTCCTCTCTATAAattcaggggggggggggggggggatgcaaGAAGGTTGCACAGATTTTTCAGTTAAAGCTCTGTATGTGCTCCCATTTTGTTTATGCATTCGGTGAAATATAAACGGCTGGTGCAAGATCCCTTCGTCTCCTCAATTATCCAAGTATTGATGGATGCATTAAGAGGTCATTAACAGTACGGTAGCAATATATTCCAATCTTCTTCCCATTCACCGACGCAACACAGGTACTATATCATCTAACTCTGCCACCACTCCTCGCCACATGTACTTTGTTATTGGACGGGGGTTTGGCTGAAATTTGGTGTAGAAGGAGCCCAAAATCTTGCTCGAGTACTCTTCACATAGAGTCTTCTGCAAGCTCAATCTGGACATGCTCCGCTGGAGGATCTGCCATGAAGGATTCTCAGTATAAGGCTATAAGCTCCTATCTAGATTCTCAGTTTTCCATTCTTCTTAATTGTTTATAATGTAGATCGATACAGGAACAGTTGACCAGTTGTATTCTTTcgagtttttttttttggaacagTGGAGTATGGACAGGTGAGTACTTCTATGCTTTTTGTGTGCTGGAATGATGCTACAATTTTTTTTGGATTAGGTAAATCAAACTTTGTTCCCCAGTATAGGTAAGTGAGTACTTCTATGCTTTTGTGTGCTGGAATGACGGGTACTCAAAATTTTGGGTTAGGTAAATCAAACTTTGTTACCCAGTACAGATAAAATAGATCGATATATGCTTGCACGGTGCAAATGTTATTTCACAGAGTACATCTGCTAATGATTGTTTATCTCATCATCTCAACTGAAGTTGGTGTTCTCTGATAAATAATTACAGGTTTCTGTGTGGAGAAAATGTTCTTTCTATCTGAAGACGATGCTCTCCTAAAGTCTATCTTCTGTAGTTGTCTTTGTCGAAGAAATCTTCTGTAGTTTTGCTTTACGGCATCAAAATGCATGTGCATGATGTACTCTTTTATTGGAACGGTCTCGAACAGTCACTCAACAGTACAGAGCTGTCATATAATCAATTAACTGGTACTAATTTCAGAAATTTTTGTTCACATGTTACTATGTCATTTTTAGTCACTTCGTGTACTGAAATTCTATGTATGCACCTTCATTTTCAGTGTGGATGTTCCAAATTTGCGTGAACTTTTTTTCCGCATATTATAGTTAGAAAAATATAACAATAATTGCATATGTTTTATGTgtaaaattttaatcatgctaacTATGTGCTTACAATTTAGCGTTTAATGGAGTTTTCTCTAAATAAAAGTGAGTTGTTTATAATgatatctataatatctaaattaGAGCAACCCACTAAAAGtaattctctcaacatgcaagcatgcCACATCATTTCCTTTCATTTTAGTTTCACATCAGCAAACTACTGCGTTTTATCTTCAGCTTTATTTAGATAATCACCGGAATCTCAGCAGACATAGCCATAGTGCACCATAGGTCTGTGGCCACACGTCTCCCCTTTCAATTTATCCTGCCATTTACTCCCGAGATGCATCGTGTCCCTTCCAGTCCAGGCCCCTCTCCTATTTCATGTGGCATCTCTCTCATCCACCCCTCCATCTCCATTCTCTGTTGCATCCAGCCTCCTTCAATCTCCACGGACTCAAGCCCCTTGCCAAGGGATTCATTCATCCACTCCTCCCCAAGTAGAAAGGTATGGATTTGTTGTTGCAATGTCTCTacatctttctctctctgtcataAAGAATTTTGATGCTTTATAATGGAATTATTTTTTCTTCCAGATCTATTCATTTGTCAGGTACGTTTTCTTTATTATTTCCCAATCTGTCAAGTTTTGTTTTGCTACAATCAGCTTTACCTACTTTATCCAGCAAGCAAATTGTTAAAGACCGAAACTTTTTTCCAAATCGAAGTATTTGAAAGATTTGTAAGTCCGAAGATAATTATCCATGATTTGGTTTCTTATTTGTATTTTCATTTCTCAAAACTGAGGATTTCGAGATTGACTCTAATCTTCATGACATTCTAACACTACGGGAAGATCAGATGTTGTAGTTGTATATATAAGTGCAACTGTGCAAGTTCCTTTGTAAATCCTTCCCAAAGTGGACACGATGATCTCATTTTCCTGTTAGTATCCCCTTTCCTCTTTACTTTCCAAGTTTTTCCTTAATTTTAGTTTCAAGACGTACCTACACGAGGAAGCTGATCACAACCCATGTAATAGACAATTGTTTTTCAGTTTACACTTTATAGTAAACCTGAAGTGCTAGACCTATGTTACTCTTGCACACAATGAAGGCTTGGGCTTATAGCTAGAAATCAAGCAGGTGCTGCTTCAGTTGTATCATAAAGTTGTTTTCCCTGATTGAAGCTACTCCTTCCGGTCTGGTTTACAGGTGATAGCCTATATTAAAATATATTAGTTCTATCTTCTATGGGTTAGTGACCCTATAATCCTCTAACCTCAATGTTTGTATATTGTCCTCTAACCTCAATGTGTTAATGACCCTATAATCCTCTAACCTCTGTATCAATATGTCAAAGCAGTTCCCTCAAAAAAATATGTCAAAGCAGAATCTGTATTTATTATTTTGTCAACAGATTTATAAGTAACTTTCTTGAGTAGAACAATAATTTAGGCATattttccgcagcaacgcgcggagaATCATCTAGTTTCTTCAATTCTGATGATTCATTATCTTTTTCTATGTACCAATGTCTAGCAATATATTTGATAACACAACAGTGTAGTTATATCCAAGAGCAATCCCATGCACTTAACCTAATTATTTCCTATTTCAATTGTCATTGTTCAAAGATTCTAAACAAATATATatcccgctgcaacgcgcggggcaTCATCTAGTTTAGACAGTAAGTGCAGCATCACCGATGCACACGAACCACTTGACTTCCACGCCAGGCCCGCAAGCAAGTGGCTCAGAAatttaacaaagataatttttttaTTTCATTAACACATTTTTTTCATTACATAGAGTTTTACTCAAACTATCGACAGTTTTATATACTCGCCTTGGTGCACCCTACAACGTCCTAGGAGTGAAGCCTGCTATGTCGTCGCGGGATATCTCCCTCTCCTGGTGTTATATCGTCACCTCCATGGTTGCGTCCTAGCGCGCTCGCCACCGTCGCCGCCATGTCGGCGTCGTAGCGGGCTCTGTCCCTCATCGCCACCTCCTACATCTTCTAGTTGTTCGCTTCCACTTCCTCCTAACGGCTCCGCAAGGCCTCCACGAATGCCTCGTGCGCCTGgcggtgcaccgccgccatggagCCACGCACCAGGGCCTGTCGATCGGCAGCCATGGGATGGCGGGTAGACTCTTCGTGATGTGCGGTCTCGAACTATGCAAGCAGAGCCCACTGCTCGTCCCTCATCACCGACACGTTGACCTCGTCGTCGAAGTCCTCGAGGCCATTGAAGTCGTCGTCGTACATCCCCGTGTAGGTCATAGCTGCAGGCTGTTGCGTAACAACCATCGCCACACGAGGCTCCGACATTACCGCAACCACCACCGGTAACGACTAGGTCTCCTCCATCGTCGCCGCCTCCTCGTGCAACATTTCTACCTCCTTGCGCGCCACGTCCTCTGCCGCCCCCATCCCCCGTGATACAGCCCGAACACAGCCTCTGGTTCATCTTCCCCCATGTACTTGATAATCTCCTTGACCTGAAATGCCTCCCTGATGGCAATCGCCGCTGCGTCAGCATGCTCCAAGAAATGATCGTGCGCCATCTCCAACTAGGATggttgctagctagggtttaccCGTCCACCCCCACGGCGCTGTCCTTCTTATAACCAATGCCAGGATGGGAAACAAAAGGCCGCATGTGTGAAATGAGAGTTCGCACATTGTGTGTGAAACGACTAGGCACCCTGGAGGGAATTACCGAGCGGCCATGCGAGAAGCCGGCGAGATAGTTGGCGACGAGACATGGCGTATGAAAATGCATCGGTTCGCTAGGTTGCCTCCGCTTCAAACGGACCAAGGATAAACATGGGTCGGATATGCATATCTATCTACTGGCCGATCAAAATGAATCAAAACGGGCATATTTTTTTATCCAAATGGCTGGGCCGATATGTCATAAGTGTAGTAAATTAAGGGACAAGATGCAGCAGAGGATCAGAGTAGTGGGAGCACACACAGTGGGCGCAGAACGGTATGTACCTTTTGCATCGCAGTAACTGCGCACGTCCGTTGAACTGGCGAATTCCCGTTGGCCGTTGCCCTTGTCCGCTCCACAACTCGTACAGTTCCTTTCtggatttctttctttcttttagtAGCAAGCACTTTGCCCTGGGATTCCATGTCGGAAAATGTTTTGTTAATGGAGGAGCAGGCCATTACACGAGGAAAAAGACTCATGCGAGGCCACTTGGTGCCGGTGGCGCGTCACGCTCCGTGCATCCTCCGATCCAGTGCTCGCCCACTGCTGACAGATGGAAATGCCTGTCGAAATTAAGCTGCATCCCTCCACCAACAGTCCAACCACGAGGTGCAGCTTCAGAATGTTTTTGTTAATTACTATTGCCCAACAAAACATGCCGATAAATGCTGGGGAGGTGTGTGTGACGGCAGCATCACGCATCTCAAAGCATGTCGTCTGGGCATTTCTTTAGGCGCAATGATTAGTGGAGCCCCACTCGTTAGATGCAGCTGACAGCTTGAGTATATAACAATGGGCGCCACTAGCCATTGTTTGATCCACACTGGCAGCCAGGCATCTCTTAAGCGCGGCCAGAGGGCGAACAAGAAAGAGCCTTTGTCGATCTATCGATCTAtctatctccatcatcaacgactTCCCCTGCCGGCTTGCGCGCGCGTAACTTCCACCGCCGAGCGAGCGGGCGGGCAGGCACGGGCCGCGTGCGCGCGCAATGCCGGACGGGTGCGGCCTGCTGGACTGCCTCCGCCGCGGCGAGCGCGACAAGCATGACACCGGCCGAACGGACTCCCGCATCTCGGACGAGCCCGGCGGCGGGTCGGCGGACGGCAAGAGCGGGCGGGTGAGGCGGCTCGAGTGGGCCGAGGTCGAGTCGGTCACCGGCGGCTTCTCCTCCCGCGTGATCGGCCAGGGCGGCTTCAGCACGGTCTACCtcgcgtcgctctcctcctcccgcCTCGGCGCCGTCAAGGTGCAGCGGAGCAGCGAGCGCCTCCTCCGCGTCTTCCGCCAGGAGCTCGACGTGCTCGTGTCCGTCCGCCACCCACACATCGTCCGCCTGCTCGGCTACTGCGACGAACGAGGTACCTTGCTAATCACCCATGTTCAGTCACCATCCGGCCACATGCTTGTGGTCAACTCGGTGATTGATTGAGCTGTACAGTATCTGTAGCTGATCTTGTTCCTTTCCGCGTGCGTGCAGAGGAAGGCGTCCTGGTGTTCGAGTACGCCGCCAACGGCGACCTGCACGAGCGGCTCCACCGGGAACGGGAGGGCGGCCCGAAGCGGGCGCCGCTGCCGTGGGCGCGGCGCATGGCCATCGCGTTCCAGGTGGCGATGGCGCTCGAGTACCTGCACGAGAGCAGGGACCCGGCGGTCATCCACGGCGACATCAAGGCCTCCAACGTGCTCCTCGACGCCGCCCTCGACGCCAAGCTCTGCGACTTCGGCTTCGCCCACGTCGGCTTCTCCGCCGCGGTCCGTCCGGCCGCCGCCACCACGGCGGCCAGGGCCTCCGCGCGCCACGTCATGGGCTCCCCGGGCTACCTGGACCCGCACCTCCTCCGCTCCGGCGTGCCCACCAAGAAGAGCGACGTGTACAGCTTCGGCGTGCTCATGCTCGAGCTCGTCACCGGGCGGGAGGCCATGTGCGCGGAGACGGGACACCGGCTGACCGCCACCGTCGGTCCCACGGTCAGCGAGGGCAAAGTGGATGACGTGGTGGACCGGAGGCTGGGAGATGCGTACGACAGGGAGGAGGCCGCCACCGTGGGGGCGCTCGCGCTGCGGTGCACCAATGCCAGCCCGGGGCTCCGGCCATCCATGGCGGACGTGGTGCGCGTGCTCCAGGAGAAGACGTCGGCGTTGATCGCGGCAGTTGGACCCAAGCCGGTCCGCAAGACGGTTTCCTGAGTCCTAGTACGTCATCGGTGTAAATGCTTAGGTAGTGCAGACAACTTTTTGTCAGTTTCTTATTGTAGTGGATCAACTAGTACCAGTAGTTAAACTTGATCGTACCGTACAAATGTTGTGATGTCATGTGGATGTGGTTGCAGTCATGTACGTAGTGGCTCATTAATCAAATCTGCTCGTAGATCATACGCATTTGTCTTTGAGATGCTGCGTAGTATGTGATTTAGCTAAGCTAAACAcgcatgtgatcatgtgagagtTTACTGATTAACAAGTCAAAATCGATCTTCAGCAATCAATTCAACAGATCACGCTCTTCTCTAGGTTCCAACGAACATCGATCTTTCACACAGTTTAGTTTCTTGAGTTTTAGATCAACCACACATTTCAATTTTTCACTTCGGAAACTAGAAACGTGGCTCGGGTTGCATATAGGTTGTTTCCTTAAATAATTGAAAATGAGACTTAAGAAGTCTGTTGTGAGAAGTTTAGCATCTCTAAGCCAGAAGATACAGAGGATGAAGCTGATCCATTTGTACCAACTTGTAAGAAGCACAAGCAGG includes the following:
- the LOC127306900 gene encoding salt tolerance receptor-like cytoplasmic kinase 1; its protein translation is MPDGCGLLDCLRRGERDKHDTGRTDSRISDEPGGGSADGKSGRVRRLEWAEVESVTGGFSSRVIGQGGFSTVYLASLSSSRLGAVKVQRSSERLLRVFRQELDVLVSVRHPHIVRLLGYCDEREEGVLVFEYAANGDLHERLHREREGGPKRAPLPWARRMAIAFQVAMALEYLHESRDPAVIHGDIKASNVLLDAALDAKLCDFGFAHVGFSAAVRPAAATTAARASARHVMGSPGYLDPHLLRSGVPTKKSDVYSFGVLMLELVTGREAMCAETGHRLTATVGPTVSEGKVDDVVDRRLGDAYDREEAATVGALALRCTNASPGLRPSMADVVRVLQEKTSALIAAVGPKPVRKTVS